TTATTGAGCGAACAACTGAAAAGAATTATATCCATATTTTTGAAGATGGTGGTGCATACTCTCTACTAGGAATGACAGGTGGCCGCCAACCACTTTCTTACACAGATGGTTATGCTCTGGGAACAACTGCTCATGAGTTAATGCATGCACTTGGTTTTATGCATGAACAGACAAGAAATGACCGGGATGATTACGTTACTATCCACTGGAACAACATATCTGATGACTGGAAAGGACAGTATAGAAAGTTAGGGAGTTATTCACTCAAGCATGGAAGTTATGGTTATGACTACCACTCAATTATGCATTATGGTGGTGGTAGATCAATGTCGACTAAAGATCCTAAATTCCAGCGCGTGATCGGCCAAAGGGAAAAGCTGAGTGAAGGAGACATAAAGGCTTTGCAATCAGCATATGGAAAACCTGAAGCTAAAGTAACTAACACTGCTCCATCCCTATCATTATCTAGTAGTTCAACCTCGTTAGTGGCAGGAAGTAATTATGGGCTTAGAGTGCGTGTGAGCGATGGTGAAACCCAAGCAAGCCAATTAACAGTAACTGCGCAATCAAATAACCAAGCTGTATTGGCTAATTATGATATATCTGTAAAGCCTGGGCGAGATAGCAATGAGCGTTTAGTTATGTTGCAAACTCGACAACAAACCTCAGGTGGTAAGGCTAGCGTTTCAGTTCAAGTTGTAGATGGGCATGGGTATTCAACAAAGCATAATTTTGTGCTTAGTGTTTCTCCCAAAAAAGTAACAGTTACGCCTAAACCAACCAAACCTACTACTACGACTAATGTTAATGCAACTAGAACGAGTAGCTATAAGTCATTTATCACTGAAAGTAACAAAAACCTGTGTTTAGATATTAAAGGTGGAAGTGCAAAGGCATCAGCTTCTGTTGTAGTACAGCCTTGTAAAACACAGTACAGCCAACAATGGGCAACGTTCAGTGATGGTACTATACGGCCTAGACAAACAACTTCACTATGTTTAGATATAAACTCAAAAAACCAAAACTTAACTCAACTAAACAAGTGTAATGGCCAAAATAGCCAAAAATGGAATGTAAATGGAAAGTTCATCAAAAATGCGAGTAGCAACTATTCTGTATTAGATGTTTTTTATTCACATCCATATGGCCAAGGTGCTCATGTTGGAATATGGCCTAAACATGGCTACAACAATCAGCAGTGGAACTTAGGGCAGGAGCCTGTGCAAAAAGTTTCATCTGTAGCGGACGTTTACAAGCACTGTGGTTTTGGTGGCTATAAAGTGAGCTTAAAACCTGGTCGTTATACTTTAAAACAGCTGCAAGCAAAGGGAATGAAAAATGATGATATCTCATCATTAAAAGTAAGTGCTGGATATGAGGTGGTGTTATACCAACATGATCAATTCAACGGATGGAGAAAAACACTTAACTCCGATACTAGCTGCTTCGTTGAATACGGTATAAATGATCACATATCATCTATTGAAGTTCGCAAAAAATAATAGAGAGTAAGAATAAAAGGGGTGCCGTTGCACCCCTTTTTTAAATTTTAACGATAAGATAAGCAGAGAGCCTAATGAAGCAATTAATATTAATTTTATTTGGTTTATCAATTCAGGCAGCTGCTGTTTCAGCAGAGCTCAAGCAAGTATATATTTCGGGTATGATAAACTACTCAAAAGTGGTTGAGTTGC
This genomic window from Spartinivicinus poritis contains:
- a CDS encoding M12 family metallopeptidase, which translates into the protein MNFKHSLTALAAAISVTAGTASAYSELDANADKFDKTVHSYLQETGEAATVQVINGKALLQGDILVGTEEDVKTFGIEPLVVRKANVSDTPDTYEQDGAFIARSSWGGKTTWPNGIVPYEFAAEYPKHLREKMKTGMKWIEEVANIKFIERTTEKNYIHIFEDGGAYSLLGMTGGRQPLSYTDGYALGTTAHELMHALGFMHEQTRNDRDDYVTIHWNNISDDWKGQYRKLGSYSLKHGSYGYDYHSIMHYGGGRSMSTKDPKFQRVIGQREKLSEGDIKALQSAYGKPEAKVTNTAPSLSLSSSSTSLVAGSNYGLRVRVSDGETQASQLTVTAQSNNQAVLANYDISVKPGRDSNERLVMLQTRQQTSGGKASVSVQVVDGHGYSTKHNFVLSVSPKKVTVTPKPTKPTTTTNVNATRTSSYKSFITESNKNLCLDIKGGSAKASASVVVQPCKTQYSQQWATFSDGTIRPRQTTSLCLDINSKNQNLTQLNKCNGQNSQKWNVNGKFIKNASSNYSVLDVFYSHPYGQGAHVGIWPKHGYNNQQWNLGQEPVQKVSSVADVYKHCGFGGYKVSLKPGRYTLKQLQAKGMKNDDISSLKVSAGYEVVLYQHDQFNGWRKTLNSDTSCFVEYGINDHISSIEVRKK